One Oncorhynchus masou masou isolate Uvic2021 chromosome 18, UVic_Omas_1.1, whole genome shotgun sequence DNA window includes the following coding sequences:
- the LOC135503668 gene encoding somatostatin-1B-like — translation MQLLVILASLMGVLYSVRAAAVLPVEERSPLLNRELSKERKELILKLVSGLLDGATDTNMLPGEGVSPVDLEEPLESRLEERAAYNRLSQLPQRDRKAPCKNFFWKTFTSC, via the exons atgcAGCTCCTGGTCATTTTAGCGTCTCTCATGGGGGTTCTATACAGTGTTAGAGCAGCCGCCGTGCTTCCTGTCGAAGAAAGGAGCCCACTACTTAACAGG GAATTGAGTAAAGAGCGCAAAGAGCTGATTCTCAAGCTGGTGTCTGGCTTGTTAGATGGAGCGACGGACACCAACATGCTGCCCGGAGAAGGGGTGTCCCCTGTGGATCTAGAGGAGCCCCTAGAGTCTCGACTGGAGGAGAGGGCCGCCTACAACAGGCTATCACAGCTGCCGCAGCGCGACCGCAAAGCCCCCTGTAAAAACTTCTTCTGGAAAACCTTCACCTCCTGCTAA